TTAGTGATCGATCCCTGGGCTACCTATTACGGAGGAGGGAGTTCTGATTATTGTTATTCGTTGAGTGCAGATAATTCAGGGAATGTTGTATTTGTCGGACAAACCTCTTCAATAAATTTTCCCGTTTCTATCGGCGCTTTTCAGACAATAAACAATGGAAATTCAGATGCCTTTATTGTGAAAATGGACGTAGGAGGGAATCGTCTTTGGGCAACTTATTTCGGCGGCACAGCTGCAGAAACCGGTTATGATGTATCTGTTGATCCGACGGGTAACATTCTTGCAGTGGGATCTACAGCCTCCGGTGATCTGCCGGTAGGCGCAGCACCGACTAATACTGTTTATCAGAATACCAGTGGTGGAGGTACAGATGCTTTTGTTTTAAAGTCCGATGCCGCGGGAATATTGCAATGGTCCAGTTATTATGGTGATACAGGTACTGATGCGGGATTTAGTGTATGTTCCGATGGAAGTAACATTTATGTTTACGGAGAAACAAATTCAACAGGTGCTATTTCCAGTACAGGCGCTTACCAGACTGCTCTCAAAGGGAGTGTGGATCTCTTTTTGGTCAGTTTCAAATTTGATGGAAGCAGGAATTGGGCAACTTATCTCGGGGGTGCATCAAAGGAGAATGCGGGAGGTATTACCTGGGACTTTGCATCAGGCAATTTGTATTTAACCGGAATTACAGACTCATCAGATCTTCCGGTTTCTGCAGGAGCATACCAGACCTTATATGGGGGTGTGAGCGATGCATTTGTTTTTAAGTTTGATCAAAGCGGCGCTTTGCAATGGGGCAGTTATTTTGGAGGTTCATCTTCTGAGAAATCTTTATGGGGAACATACCCGGAAACGGTTTGCGATGGATTGGGGAATGTTATAATTGCCGGTGGCGGAACAGGTTCTACGGCTAACATCGCAACAGCAGGAGCATACCAGACACTATTTGGCGGAGGTGAGGATGGGTACATTGCTAAGTTTAATACGAATGGTGTAATTCAATGGGCCACTTACCTTGGAGGCAACATGAACGAAAGTATTGTTGATATTGCAGTTGATGTGTATGATAATATTTATGTATTCGGAACCTGGGAAGATACCGATGCCGGAAATTACCCAATAAGCCAGTGCGCTTACCAGACTCAATTTGGCGGAGTTGAAGATCAGTTTGTCGCAAAATACAATTCAAATGGAATTCAAACCTGTATGACGTATTTGGGAGGTACAGGGCATGATGAGATAGATACTTACTCCCGTTCGGGAGGTATGGCATTAAGTGGAAGTACTGTTTATTGCGGAGGCATGACGGATGGTGGATACCCAATTACTACTGGTGCATTTCAAACCACAGCCAACAGTACATTAACAATTTTTATTACCCAATTGAATTCCAATATATGCAGTCCCAATTTAAAATTTATTGCCGACAAATCAGAAGTCTGTCCCAATACCTCCATTGCATTTACATCATCCATGGATTCATCTTGTGATACAACAGGATTAAAATTCGCCTGGAGTTTTCCCGGAGCAACTCCCTCGGCTTCATCGTTACCAAATCCGTCTGCCGTCTATATATCCCCCGGTTTTTATAGTGTTAAATTAGTTTACACCAATAATGGACAGATCGATTCTGTTGATAAGGTAAATTCAGTTTTTGTCAAACCCTGTAACAGCACAATAACTGTTGCTGCAACAGGAGCTACGGCTTGCCCTGGTCATTGTAATACAATCAGTGCTTTAGGTTCGGGTGGAACAGGGCCGTATACATACAGCTGGAATACCGGGGACACTGCTCAGGCAATTAATGTTTGTCCTACTGCTAACGCTACTTACACAGTTCTTGTGAAAGACGCAGTGGGAGGGATTGGTTATGACACGGTATCAGTAAATCTTATTCAGAATATAAATGTACAAGTGTCGATTGATACAATTTCCTGTGCAGGGAATAATGCAACAGCTATGGTGATCGCCAATGACGGAACATCACCGTATGTTTATTCCTGGAGCAGCGGGCAAATCTCCCAGACTTCTTCAGGTCTTGGTACCGGAACCTACACAATAACGGTTACCGATGCGATAGGTTGTGCAGGTACCGGCACTTTGCAGGTACAAGCTATGGCTATTAATTTGTCTGTAGTAAGCATTCCAAGCTGTTATGCAGATAGTAATGGAGCGATTACAGGTAGCGTTTCGGGTGGTTCAGGTTCTTTTAGCTATAGCTGGAGCAATGGAGCGACGGGGTCAACAACTATCTCGGGCTTATCTGCCGGCACTTATTCCGTTGTTGTGACAGATGCAGCGGGATGTGTCGCAGTAAGCACTGTAACTATCACACAACCTTCCGCGATCAGCAATCCCGTGTTCACAAAAACAAATGAAACTTGTGGTGCTGGTAATGGTTCTGTGGTCGTAACAAGCGGAGGTGGAACCGGAATATTAAACTATAGTTGGAGCAACGGAGTTTCCGGTTCAACGGTTTCGGGTTTAAGCGCGGGGTCTTATACTGTTACTCTGGCCGACGCAAACAGTTGTTCTAAAACCGCTTCGGTCACGATCAGTAATGTTGCAGGTCCCTCCATAGATTTTGTTTCTGCAATTCATGTTTTATGTTCGGGCGGATCAGGCCAGGCAGTCGCTTCGGCAAGCGGAGGTTCGGGCGCATTAATATATTCATGGAGTACAGGTACAACCGGACAAATAGCAAATAATCTTTCTGCAGGAACCTATTCGGTTACAGTTACTGATGTAAATGCCTGTACTGCGATAAGTACTGTCAGTATTACATCGCCGCCTGTGATGGTTGTTTCCGCTTCACAAACCACACCTGAAAAATGCAGTAAGAGTAACGGAGTTGCTACATCCACAGTCAGCGGTGGAATAGGTTCGTTCACTTTTTCATGGAGTAACGGACAAACAACGAATACCGCGACCGCATTAAGCGCAAATACATATACCGTAACAATAACTGATAATAATGGCTGTTCAAAAACAGCTTTCACAACTATTGACAGTATTGGCGCCCCGGTTTTTAGTTCCGCGTTTACCAATGCAACATGCGGACAAAACATTGGAACGGCATCAGTAGCAGCTTCCGGTGGAACAGTGCCTTTTTCTTATACCTGGGCACCGGGAGGAGGAACCGGTTCATATATAACAAACCTTTCTGCCGGAATATATACGGTAACAGTTATGGATGCAAACAGTTGCAGTCGTTCTGCTGTACTGAATGTCGGAAACAGTCCTGTTGCGGTTGCTGATTTCACCACTATACCGCTAAAAGGTGTAGTACCTGCAAAGATCGATTTTGTAAATACAAGTTCAGGAACAACTGCGTGGTTGTGGAATTATGGCGACGGTCAAACGGATTCGATCCAAAATCCAAATCATACATATACCGGCGAAGGAACTTACAAAGTCTGCCTGATCGCAAAGAGTTCGGCGGTATGTATAGATTCTATATGCAGGGATATTGTAGTATTTGGTAAACCTGTGATTGTTATTCCCAATGTTTTTAGCCCTAACTCAGATGGCAGGAACGATAATTTTGATATAACAACGGTGGGCATATCAAAAATTGAAATAACCATTTGGGATCGGTGGGGATTAATAATGTGGGATAATGAAGGAGTTCCTGTGAACTGGGATGGCAGAACTATGGCCGGAAAAGAGGTTCCGGACGGAACATATTATTACCTCGTGAAGGCGTATGGTTATGATAATAAAGTATATGGCTATAAAGGATTTTTGACTCTTGTAAGGTAGTATGTGATTTTTACAATTGCCTTTTCGATTTTCTTTTTTTAACCCAGCAAAACTTCATAAGGTAACTTTAATCCAATATGTAGTGCTTTTATCATTTTTAATGATAAATTTCTTTGTCTTTTTAGAACCTGTGAGACAAGACTTTTACTTCCAAAATATGAAACAACGTCCTTATTGCTGAGACCTTTTTCTTCCATAGTGGATTTTATCGCTTCGATCGGGTCAGGTGCGTCAATAGGATAATGTTTCTTTTCATAATCTTCTATCAATAGAACAAGCACTTGTCCTTTATCACCATCAGGAGTGTTAGGTTTGGCATCAAATACTTTTTCAAGCTCTTGTAATGCTTTTTGATAGTCCCTTTCGTTTTTAATCGGAGCGATCTTCATTTTATTTTTTTTAAATTGTTTCTGCATTAATCTTATCATATTGAGCATGTGTACCTATAAACCGTATCCATGCCCATCCATATTTATAATTAAACTTTACTATTAACCTGTATTCATTTCCCTTTATATTAAAAACAACCCTGTTATCTGCTATAATACTTGCCGAAGGATAGTCTGCTTTGATTTCCTTTGGTGATTTCCAATTATCTGAAACAGCTTTTTTATACCATGTTTTTAATTGCGTTTCACAGTCCTCATGCTTTTCATAGAAAGCCCTTAATGTTCTGAATGCAACAATATTCATTTACAAGGTAAATATACAAAAGAAAGTTCGCATTATGCGAACCAACATTGAAAATATTTAATTTACTCATTTTATAACTCTTTCATCAACACCCCATAAAGGTTCACCATACTTTCAATATCTTTTTTATGCACCTTTTCATCCGGGGAATGCACATGATCCTCGGGTGCGCCTACAAAGCACCAGTCAATAGGGTAGGGTGAACGCTGAACTGAATTTCCATCGCTGCCTCCGCTGGCTTCCACTTCAAGCTGGTATGCAAGTTTGTGTTTTTTTGCAATGGAAATAATTTTGTTCACATAACTTCTGCGCGGCAGTCCTGAATCACGTAAAGAAATCGCGACACCTTTTCCATGCTGTACACCTTCTGTAACCCAGGTAATATCACTGATCAGCGTTTGCTGAACTTTATATTTTTTATAAATGAATTTTGTGAGGTATTCAACGCTTCCTCCGCCATGTTCCTCCCAGCAGGAGAACACGATGATTCCGTCCTTCAATGTTTCAGCAACTTTTAATGCATTCCATACGCCGAGCCGGTTGTCCATATAACAGCATTGTACAAAATCTTTTGTTTCCCTGAAATCCGGTTTGAAAGTTAACATAGTTCCGCGGTCTATATCGCGCTTAAATGCGTATGAAAGACTTTTATCGTTGTGAACTTTCAAGGTACATTCAATTCTTCCCTGGCTATCCGCCCCAACCAGTTTGTAACCGTTTTTGGTTTGTGGGCCACCAATTTTTATTAATTGTTTATTATATCGTACGGTAAAACCAATGGAATCCATATGGGCAAAAATGGCGGTTCGGGGTTTTCCAAATACCAATACAATACAATCCTGGAAAGCCTTTCC
The DNA window shown above is from Bacteroidota bacterium and carries:
- a CDS encoding M20/M25/M40 family metallo-hydrolase — protein: MELLKKMCQIEAPSGNEVAMKDFLLNYIEKNKSKWAFKPKIFHGKAFQDCIVLVFGKPRTAIFAHMDSIGFTVRYNKQLIKIGGPQTKNGYKLVGADSQGRIECTLKVHNDKSLSYAFKRDIDRGTMLTFKPDFRETKDFVQCCYMDNRLGVWNALKVAETLKDGIIVFSCWEEHGGGSVEYLTKFIYKKYKVQQTLISDITWVTEGVQHGKGVAISLRDSGLPRRSYVNKIISIAKKHKLAYQLEVEASGGSDGNSVQRSPYPIDWCFVGAPEDHVHSPDEKVHKKDIESMVNLYGVLMKEL
- a CDS encoding gliding motility-associated C-terminal domain-containing protein; amino-acid sequence: MIFFSTHFVIAGRNANAKFGDKHPKLSKYIASEKGQSSLSQNLRGSGMCFTENKGQIADMNGKLCSDILYRSESAGADIYIRKTGMSYVLNNSAELLHRLEEQEAEFEREGKVNSENVKEKREELKSRQMLKLHRVDVDFVNCNLNSNIEVDDRVEGYSNYYYSHCPKGITHLNSYNKVTVKNIYDNIDVKYYACTERSRSGGKVQGLKYDIVVNPGADPNQIKLRWTGVENLHINSGGHLVIKTSINEFFESMPKVYQVINGKIVDVRARYILNGITVNFELGTWNPELPLVIDPWATYYGGGSSDYCYSLSADNSGNVVFVGQTSSINFPVSIGAFQTINNGNSDAFIVKMDVGGNRLWATYFGGTAAETGYDVSVDPTGNILAVGSTASGDLPVGAAPTNTVYQNTSGGGTDAFVLKSDAAGILQWSSYYGDTGTDAGFSVCSDGSNIYVYGETNSTGAISSTGAYQTALKGSVDLFLVSFKFDGSRNWATYLGGASKENAGGITWDFASGNLYLTGITDSSDLPVSAGAYQTLYGGVSDAFVFKFDQSGALQWGSYFGGSSSEKSLWGTYPETVCDGLGNVIIAGGGTGSTANIATAGAYQTLFGGGEDGYIAKFNTNGVIQWATYLGGNMNESIVDIAVDVYDNIYVFGTWEDTDAGNYPISQCAYQTQFGGVEDQFVAKYNSNGIQTCMTYLGGTGHDEIDTYSRSGGMALSGSTVYCGGMTDGGYPITTGAFQTTANSTLTIFITQLNSNICSPNLKFIADKSEVCPNTSIAFTSSMDSSCDTTGLKFAWSFPGATPSASSLPNPSAVYISPGFYSVKLVYTNNGQIDSVDKVNSVFVKPCNSTITVAATGATACPGHCNTISALGSGGTGPYTYSWNTGDTAQAINVCPTANATYTVLVKDAVGGIGYDTVSVNLIQNINVQVSIDTISCAGNNATAMVIANDGTSPYVYSWSSGQISQTSSGLGTGTYTITVTDAIGCAGTGTLQVQAMAINLSVVSIPSCYADSNGAITGSVSGGSGSFSYSWSNGATGSTTISGLSAGTYSVVVTDAAGCVAVSTVTITQPSAISNPVFTKTNETCGAGNGSVVVTSGGGTGILNYSWSNGVSGSTVSGLSAGSYTVTLADANSCSKTASVTISNVAGPSIDFVSAIHVLCSGGSGQAVASASGGSGALIYSWSTGTTGQIANNLSAGTYSVTVTDVNACTAISTVSITSPPVMVVSASQTTPEKCSKSNGVATSTVSGGIGSFTFSWSNGQTTNTATALSANTYTVTITDNNGCSKTAFTTIDSIGAPVFSSAFTNATCGQNIGTASVAASGGTVPFSYTWAPGGGTGSYITNLSAGIYTVTVMDANSCSRSAVLNVGNSPVAVADFTTIPLKGVVPAKIDFVNTSSGTTAWLWNYGDGQTDSIQNPNHTYTGEGTYKVCLIAKSSAVCIDSICRDIVVFGKPVIVIPNVFSPNSDGRNDNFDITTVGISKIEITIWDRWGLIMWDNEGVPVNWDGRTMAGKEVPDGTYYYLVKAYGYDNKVYGYKGFLTLVR
- a CDS encoding type II toxin-antitoxin system HigB family toxin produces the protein MNIVAFRTLRAFYEKHEDCETQLKTWYKKAVSDNWKSPKEIKADYPSASIIADNRVVFNIKGNEYRLIVKFNYKYGWAWIRFIGTHAQYDKINAETI